A region of the Vigna unguiculata cultivar IT97K-499-35 chromosome 9, ASM411807v1, whole genome shotgun sequence genome:
CTCAAAACGTACTGGCTGAGACTTCTGATTCGGTTGCAGAACCTTCTAATGAACCAGTTAAATCAGTGGCATCCGTACCTGATGTTCAAACCATTCATAATGATAATGCTTCATTAGAGAAATCAACTGGATCTCAAGTCGAAGCAACCGACCTTGCTGTGAAGAAAAATGAGGATGAAGAGCATCCAATCACTGATCAGAATGTCAGAACACTAAGTTTGGAGGAACCTAAGCCAAGGGAATTTGACAATGAAGTATCAGCATCTGTGTCTCATAGTCCTATCCCTGAATCTACTCTTGGTGCAGAACATGTTAAAGATTCTGATGCTCCAGAGAGCTCTGAAAATCAGGTTCTTACATCTTTCTCATTGCTTGTATTATATAGTCTGTATCAGTTTAATTAGACACTTTTCGTAGTGATAATCCTTTTTTTGGACTATTACATTAAATCTTTTTGTTTGCTGAATCAATCAATATGCAGGCTCTTGTATCATCATCAGTCCCGCCTGTGATGCAAAAGACTTCCTGGTTGAGTTGCTGTGGACTATTTGATGTTCTGTCTGGCTCCAACAGATAAGTTGAGGTTGGGAACTATTCTGTCTtcgaaaattatatttttgaagcTTGCATAAgattttcttcttatatatatgtgtgtgtgtgcgcgcgCTTCCTTGTACTTGTTTGCAACTGTTTAAGTTGCTTACCCTATGGCATTGTTCTTAACTGGtccaattttcttccattttctatttttatgttttcaatgaTTAGTTTGCTGGTTTTGTTGTATTCTCCAATTATTGCTAAGTtaactttttccttcttttttggcatctttttttttattattattttcattcatgacttgtattattttttttttggttatgtGTTTCATCCATTAATGGGATATGCAACAAGGTTAGGAAATGACATAGTTGTGCCCACTGAAAATCAATATAACAAATGTAGAGTGAATCATAATGTATTCAGGAAGCAAGTATGgatgatttaaaatttcatttaatttgtgGCTGTTGGTTTGGAAATAGAGAGTACATTGAGACCCACAAATTTGTTCACACAGTCATAAGTTAATTCTGTCAATAACATCGACGTTTTGGGGCTAAAGAAGATGAAATAACTGTTTAAATACTTGACCTGAAATTATGAGTTGTTATATGTAAGCTCTAGAATAGATTTTGTAATTTACTATCTCAAAGAAACACCTACTGTGTGTGAAGTGTGATAAAATTATTGGCTTAAATTGAAGTTATTTCAAGGCTATAGCTATCTGCTCAAGACTCAAAACAGTGTTGTAATTTCAAGTTTGGGTGGGTAAAGATTGAATTTTATGCGTCTTGatcaatgatattttgatattcTCCAAGAACTTTTTGACCTTAGAATAGTGTTACTAAAATTGAACCAGCCAATTTGACTAGTGTAACTGGAAACTGGATCCATGGGTTTATGagtatatgaaaaattatattcataaatGTCTATCACTAAAAATAGGCTTAATAGGTTTTTTGATTCCAATATTTGAGGGGTTTATTCAATGTGATTCCTTTTTTTATGTCAtcctctttttatttaaaaggagTGTATGTGGTTCCTTCTATTAAATTGGTGTTGACACTGTTTGGAATGTGACTACGTATAGGCTTCTCCAACTTTTCACTCTCCAATTTTTACACACCGCAACTCTACGGCTACCTCCGCTACAACCACTGTTCTAACTACCCCACCTCCAGGAACACACATCTGTTTATGGAGGCGATTGTAGAGGTGCAGTGAGTAGGAAAAGAGAGTGAAGGATCGGAGAAGTCCATAGTCAATGAGACTACATTGActccttttaaataaaaaggagaTTCAATCGAGGACTCACATTAAATAAACCCCTCAAATATTGGGACCTAAAAACCTATTAAGCCTTAAAAATAATCTAGATGATAAACATATCTCATacaaaacatataataataaattttaagtaataatatCCAAAACATAAAACACGACCAAAAGGGTTCATACTAAGCACCAAGTTGAATAGCAAAAGGAAGACAGTTGTGAGCAATACAAAATGTAGAAGATCAAAATACCGAGTGTAAGCGCCGAGACAACTAGTGTAGAGGGTGGCAAGGGTGTGAGGACGACGACTGCAAATGATTGCAAGCGCACTGAAAGGGTGGTGAGTGCCTATGGCTACAAATGAATGTTTGGTGGTGACATCAAATGACATAGtgttatcaatatattttaccaAATTAGGATTCAACTTAATTATATAGGATCCTAGTTACATCGGAAAATGAATTGTGGAATTTGAGCCTAATAAGTACAAAACTACATTAGGCTTGTCAGATTGATTAGTTTGAATCTAGAATCCTTGTTGTCATTTGGATTACCATAAGAATGTAGCACAAGGGTTATGATTCTtcctgaaaaaaaataaagtgtcTTAATATTCTGAAGCCCGAACCTTGGTAATGATTTCAACTGAGGTGAGGGAGTATTCTTATTTGTGGGCACACACATAAAATTCATGAAATTGTATTATGGAATTTATCCAACaaatttgtattcatttattgttttaaccTTCTGTTGCTTATTTTCAATTCATCTTGGTAGAGTGCAGATCCTGTAGGTTTCAAGAATGAAGACTGCCTCTTCACTTAGAAGAATTGTTTGCATGTTCTGTTTAAGAGAGTTGTCTCTATATTCTCTACAATTCCCTCTATATTATCAGTATACATTTTGAAATCATCATCATGTACAGTTTTTGTTGACAACATTGGCCACTTGCTTCTGTTGCAGAAATACAAGCACGGGGATCTCATCAGATGGATCAGACTTGTGAAAACTTAGGACTTCATTGAtaaatttttgtgatattttaatGTAGATGTGTTTAGATTTTCCGAACAATAATGGGCACAGACCCAACTACATAATTCATGAGGTTTATCATCCAAAGATTGTTGTCGTAAGTAGTTGTGTTAGCAACAGTTCCAGCTTAATATACCCAAGTACTTGAAACTTTTCAAACTACATTTTTGTAACTCTgcaattatattattgttcttaGACTTATCTCCCTCTTTTCTACCATGTAACCTTGAAACTTCTATGATAGTTATTTCATCTTCATATTCTTTCAAAGTCACATCCTCACAATCAATTGGTACCCTTTGGTTGTTTCTTGGTATAATCTTAATTATGGTGTAGGTAGTTTGGCTTAATTGAAATTTGTAGATTTTTGGTCTGTCTTGGCTACTTTAGGTAGGTGGGGAGATAAGGGAAGAAAAGTAAGAACATAACATAAGATGCAATAAATGGAATGAAAAGAACGATgaatgtatattaaaaaagttagtaCTCAACTCATACTTTTGAATTCCTGACAGTATAACATGAGAAGGTGTCACTTTCTGCATAACTAGTAGGTTTAAAAGGAGATTCAATTTGTAAAGGCGACATATTTGTGTTCTATAGTTTGCTGGTGCTTTTAAAACAGCATCAAAGTTTTGTTTGAACAATCCTTTCAATGAATTTAGTTTTCTATCGTTATCACTGTATGTGATCGACATATCGTACTTCCAGGAACATTCgagaaaaatagaaatcaaaCAAACAAGAAAATGGTATAGAAGATGATGAGTTAATAATTTTGTACACAACTTATTCTTATTACGCAATACAAATCCATTCATGTAATTAATAAATCGCACAGTTTGTAACTgtgttgaaaagaaaaaaagaataaatcagaggggagaaaaataataaacaaactaTGACAATCACAACTTCACATCAACACTCCAATTTATCTCCTGATTGAAGCAGCACCATGGATAGCTGCTATGTAGAAAAGCTGTGTAGCAGAAAGTATAATCATAAAAGCCTCCATTGTTTTCTGCAAAAGCTCCACATTCCAAGGCTTTTAGTGAAGGAAATTATTCTCTAATCAcatttcattcaaattcatttatatataaaaatatcagcCTAAGACTATAAAATAGTTAACACCATTACAATAATTGACTAAGAGATTAATcagtataatataaaaaattataaaattagtgtTACTTTTCGcagatgataaatttaaaatatgacaGTAAATAATGGAATTTTCTTAATCTTACCAGGCGAGAATTTCTGACGTTAAGCTGAATTTCTTTGCAAGCGAAACTGCATAATTATGTCAGTGATATTAGTAACTATGATACAACAGAAGCTATTTTATGAATGCAAAGCAAAATTACTTTGATGGTGgctatataatgactaaaacaTTAAACAAATGTATTAACTGGAAAATCAGAATGGGGGAAGACATTATTACCCCATGGCAAGAACAGTGAGAGCCCATGCAATGGAAGCCACTGAAGCTGCAGATGGTAAGGTCTCAGAAGTCCATGAACGGACATGATTGAGTCCTGTGATTAATGATCCAACACCAGCAACTCCAGCAATCAAAGCAAATGTTACAAAGAATCCAGTGGCAGCATTTCCCATTGGGAAGTATATGGGTGAAAAATGAGCTGGTAGATCAAATCGTGGACCTGCATGCATGCATATTATTACAGGACTGAAGAACCATTcacaaaatgattttttaattcacCCATCACTGCAGAATTTACCTATGACAAAGCCATGATCAATGGCTCTGTTCATGGCCCATCCACCAATGCCTAGAACTATGACATACATGCAGAAGTTGAGACCCAGAAGAAGGGTGGCAATGGGCTTCATTTGGTCGTTAGCCATGTTGAGAAGGAACAAGgaacaaacagaaagggtaaaAGGTTGTCAAAGGCTGAAATAGAGAAGAAGAATGTGTTATGTGGAAGTGAGGGAGGTGTTATATATGGAACAAGTGGATGAAAGGTTTGGTTCTTTACTTGCTAAGGCTGCTACTTCAAAAGGGCCATGCAGATAATGCCTCATGCTTCAAATTCAAGGCAAAACACCAAATATGATTCTTACTTgcttcatttttttagtttatttttagtattgCTACCTTGTTGAAGGGCCTAGTTGTTCCTTTTCCAAGGCAAGTCATATTCTTTGCCTTTTCAGGACTCTTCTCACTACCAAATTATTGCAATCATTGATTGGTACCTATCCTTTTCAAATCAAAACACTTATTTACATATTTTCCTTCATTACGTACCATGTTACATTCATGtaaatacattataaaaaaatgtatgagATTAATTTGAGTATAGGATTTACTCCTTGTCTTCATCttccttaaataataaaataaatattttttttttattttaattcgcAAATCTTATAGGTCACTGcttctttgatatttttaaatcgTTCCATTCACAAACATATCATCGCCATATCGAGTTATTTACCAATAGTTTTAGAAGAATAAACCATTAGTTTACTATCGTGGACTACGAACACACCACACTGTTTATAAGGCACAGTAAATGCGCTCTCAAAAAACAATTGACTTTAACTACAACTGAATATTAACTCAAAATTGggtaaaataatttgtaacaGTAAACATTTCGCGACATAAAAACGTATAACATTGCAGCATGTTTTGACAATGAAAATAGCAAAAAGCAATCAAAATCAAAGTGTGTCAACCGAAGCTCACTACAAAACGTAAAATCGGCTCCCAGACATTGGGATCTATTCATCTTCCTGGCTGCGTAATCTGGCGGTTTTGTTTGTCACAACTACGTCAAGCTGAGCAGCTCTCTCAACAATGTCCTTCCTCTTCCTTGTGGACACATTGTGAGCCATCTCAGCACAGTATGTCCTGAGTTACCATAGAAAGCAAAAAAAATCAGCAAATGTGTACATAATAAACCAAAAGAAAAGTATGCATTCAACGAAATTCGTAAAATTAAACTAGTCACCTGTTATGCATCATGAGAAGTTCAAGGTCTTTCACATTGTGGACAACAAATTTCTTGAAACCATTTGGAAGATAATGGCGAGTTTTCTTGTCTGAACCATAACCAATGTTTGGCATCAAAGTGCATCCTTTGAACTTCCTCCTGACACGAGAGTCAATACCCTTGGTCTGCGCCAGCTTGGCTGTTAAAACACAAATGGTAGAACATTGTTACTCTATTAGAACATTACGACCTATTTCCAAACCGTTTTAGACATCTTTATTCGAGAATATTATCTAACCTACATTCACATATCAAAAGTATAATCCTACATTCACACATCAAAAGTATAATCCTACATTCACACATCAAAAGTATAATCCTACATTCACACATCAAAAGTATAATCCTACATTCACACATCAAAAGTATAATCCTACATTCACACATCAAAAGTATAATCCTACATTCACACATCAAAAGTATAATCCTACATTCACACATCAAAAGTATAATCCTACATTCACACATCAAAACATCAAAAGTATAATCCTACCTTCACACATCAAAAGTATAATCCTACCTTCACACATCAAAAGTATAATCCTACCTTCACACATCAAAAGTATAATCCTACCTTCACACATCAAAAGTATAATCCTACCTTCACACATCAAAAGTATAATCCTACCTTCACACATCAAAAGTATAATCCTACCTTCACACATTTAAACTAGTTCATATTAAAATTGATGGATAAATATGATCATAcctcatgaaaattaaaaataaacttcttAAACATCAATAATAAACAATGCAAAACAAAACCATAACTTTATCAACATATACCAGTACCAGACTGCAAAACACACCCTATATACGTAAACTAAAATATTGGTGCAAATTAAGAATAGGCAATAACCATCATCATCATTTCAACCCAACTGGCAACAATGAACTTCGTCCAAGTTCAATCTTAAGTTCAACCTAAAAAAGGCTTAACAAAACAAAGAACGTAAAATGACTATAGTTACTGACTAACCTTGACGGAAATCATGCGAGGACGCTTAAACTTCTTCACGCGCTTCTTCACAACCCTCCTCGAGAGCAAGGGTACCGCCATTTTCACTAACTTCAATTAGTTTATCTAGCGGAGAAACTTACTtctcaatatttatatataaaagttaagatGACATAGGGTTTTTACATAACCGGACCCAAATCCGACCCGGTTCTTTACATTTTGTCTCGGTTATAACTCTTGTTTAGTGTTGGACTGGCCTGCGAGAGGCATCTTCTTCCCCCTCTAATTTTTTACTGAACcatcaaaaatttaatatgtatttataagGTAATTATGAaacctttttatattttgaagtaCAGGGGAAATTGATGGAAATGAAggaaaaaattatctttatgaaattattttgaatataaacGAAAATATTTCAAGTCTAgtaacttaaattatatatatacataaaatcatttaattaaaaatagaataacataaattgtaaattaattattataaagttatagtaatataaaaatttacgttattaatagatttaaatagattgaatgtttaaaattattatttcaattaattactttatttttcgtattatacacacaaatatatattataaagggttcaaattagtattttaattttgtaattttttattggaaAAAACTTATTATTCTTCACCTTGTTTTATTATACACGGCTCTAAGGTGTATTTTTAGTGACAattccaaaattttattatttaaatcttaacTTCAACTTATAAACTCTTACAACAGGGTTAGTAGTGAAAGAATAATTAGCTTCAATGTTGTAATATCTTACTAGAATTCTAATGCATTTACCAAACACTACTAAAATTATGAGagattataataataagattttaaaattataaaataaaaaataattttaaaaaaattataaatgacaaaaattaaattttttctacaaatataaaaatataactctCTCATCTTATCtgtatagattaaaaatatatttaatcataactTTATCATGTTGAATGcacatgataaaatatttacacataattatttataataaataaatttatttaaatatagatagttataattaaaattatagaaagtaattatttttgaagatatatttatttttttataagattacttttaattattttatatcct
Encoded here:
- the LOC114164328 gene encoding membrane protein PM19L-like, coding for MANDQMKPIATLLLGLNFCMYVIVLGIGGWAMNRAIDHGFVIGPRFDLPAHFSPIYFPMGNAATGFFVTFALIAGVAGVGSLITGLNHVRSWTSETLPSAASVASIAWALTVLAMGFACKEIQLNVRNSRLKTMEAFMIILSATQLFYIAAIHGAASIRR